Proteins found in one Phycisphaerae bacterium genomic segment:
- a CDS encoding class I SAM-dependent methyltransferase, with protein MTQTAAVKPASWRPTAPPSLLDRLTTFARRAIRPSEFELVTRRVSAATGSNAGAIFSYCSPVELVTLYRLARSCPPGTIALEVGSHFGASACYIGTAISQIAGRLYCVDTWGNETMPEGLQDTLAVFESNTRGLGPVIRPIRKRSELLEPGDFEAPLGFLFLDGDHSYESVSIDWARLEPWLGPKATVAFHDIKHFPGVSRCVGERLASNDWKLGGFVDNLVWLHRAHW; from the coding sequence ATGACCCAGACCGCTGCAGTCAAACCCGCTTCGTGGCGCCCCACCGCCCCCCCCTCCCTCCTGGATCGACTGACGACCTTCGCCCGGCGCGCGATCAGACCGTCCGAGTTCGAGCTCGTCACCCGCCGCGTATCCGCCGCCACCGGCAGCAACGCCGGGGCGATCTTCTCCTACTGCAGCCCGGTCGAACTGGTCACGCTGTATCGCCTGGCCCGCTCCTGCCCGCCTGGCACTATCGCCCTCGAGGTCGGCTCGCACTTCGGAGCCTCCGCCTGCTACATCGGCACGGCCATCAGCCAAATCGCCGGCCGGCTCTACTGCGTCGACACCTGGGGCAACGAGACCATGCCCGAGGGTTTGCAGGACACCCTCGCCGTCTTCGAAAGCAACACCCGCGGCCTGGGCCCGGTGATCCGCCCGATCCGCAAACGCAGCGAACTGCTGGAGCCGGGCGATTTCGAGGCCCCCCTCGGCTTCCTCTTCCTCGACGGCGATCACAGCTATGAATCGGTGAGCATCGACTGGGCCAGGCTCGAGCCATGGCTCGGCCCCAAGGCCACCGTCGCCTTCCACGACATCAAGCACTTTCCAGGCGTCTCCCGCTGTGTCGGCGAACGCCTGGCCTCCAACGACTGGAAACTGGGGGGGTTCGTCGACAACCTGGTCTGGCTCCACCGTGCCCATTGGTGA
- a CDS encoding glycosyltransferase family 2 protein, whose amino-acid sequence MDQVTLAICTYNNARLLDRALAAIQHQDYASKNWSTLVIDNNSTDDTAAVVDRYAAAGHIPGLRRVLECRQGLTYARRRAVAETDSEWIALIDDDCFIAPDWVRQTIAFCNAYPQAGAIGGRTRVAWEIPPDQTVARYRASFAEQDYGNQPLRIQPTASPAHLVGAGLVLRRQALRDCGWLDAGILTDRSGRHLTAGGDTEIVFRIRNTGYELWYNPAMSLEHFISRHRLSVPYLCRLQRGFGQSRPICKSLQFNRQDTLTWRTRLFWDHLRMFSRVAREYLHYRLIAPQALSPDYRIAFHFRLGQMEGAIRFLLKGYHP is encoded by the coding sequence ATGGACCAGGTGACGCTCGCGATCTGCACCTACAACAACGCCCGACTGCTGGATCGCGCCTTGGCCGCCATCCAGCACCAGGACTATGCCTCCAAAAACTGGTCTACGCTCGTCATCGACAACAACAGCACCGACGACACCGCCGCAGTCGTGGATCGGTATGCGGCCGCCGGACACATCCCCGGCCTGCGCCGCGTGCTCGAATGCCGGCAGGGGTTGACCTACGCCCGCCGCCGGGCCGTGGCCGAGACCGACTCCGAGTGGATCGCGCTCATCGACGACGACTGCTTCATCGCCCCCGACTGGGTCCGCCAGACCATCGCGTTCTGCAACGCTTACCCCCAAGCCGGCGCGATCGGCGGCCGAACCCGCGTCGCGTGGGAGATCCCACCCGACCAGACCGTCGCCCGATACCGGGCCAGCTTCGCCGAGCAGGACTACGGCAACCAGCCCCTCCGCATTCAGCCCACGGCCAGCCCCGCGCATCTGGTCGGCGCCGGACTCGTCCTGCGACGCCAGGCCCTGCGCGATTGCGGCTGGCTCGATGCCGGAATCCTCACCGACCGCAGCGGCAGACATCTTACCGCCGGCGGCGATACTGAGATCGTCTTCCGCATCCGGAACACCGGCTACGAACTATGGTACAACCCGGCCATGAGCCTGGAACACTTCATCTCCCGGCATCGACTGTCCGTGCCGTATCTCTGCCGCCTGCAACGCGGCTTCGGGCAGTCGCGCCCGATCTGCAAATCGCTCCAGTTCAACCGGCAGGACACACTGACCTGGCGGACCCGACTGTTCTGGGATCACCTCCGCATGTTCAGCCGCGTCGCACGCGAGTACCTCCACTACCGGCTGATCGCGCCCCAAGCGCTGAGCCCGGACTACCGCATCGCATTCCACTTCCGCCTCGGCCAGATGGAAGGCGCCATCCGCTTCCTGCTGAAAGGTTACCACCCATGA
- a CDS encoding PEP-CTERM sorting domain-containing protein: MRHGAFALLIVLTIGLVPVAASAASVVSVNFTGGNPGYSLAPTDLAGNPNVSGSYISNWNNAMGASATDLALVDSANAATSLRLSYSTDLGTWTLPSTSGGANLSGGANPQMMQGYLDAADAGRVTITGLAGYFKSFQVAIFFDGDNGGNWRVAQYTIIDNATSSQLFQGSGEDSEGVDFNAGGGASGNENPDGLFQVPVSEGDGNQMWPASPNNGEGNFLLTDALTADSITIQMGGTAGDIHRAPINGLQFIGEPIPEPASLVLLGLGLCGLLAQRKRA; encoded by the coding sequence ATGAGGCATGGTGCATTTGCACTTCTGATCGTGCTGACCATCGGGCTGGTGCCTGTTGCGGCCAGCGCGGCGTCGGTGGTCAGCGTCAACTTCACAGGTGGCAATCCGGGCTATTCCCTGGCCCCCACCGACTTGGCAGGCAACCCTAACGTTTCGGGAAGCTACATCAGCAATTGGAACAACGCCATGGGTGCTTCAGCCACGGATCTGGCCCTGGTTGATAGCGCCAATGCCGCCACTAGCCTGCGGCTGAGCTACTCGACTGACTTGGGCACGTGGACGCTGCCCAGCACCAGCGGCGGGGCCAATCTGTCCGGCGGGGCCAACCCGCAGATGATGCAAGGCTATCTCGATGCGGCCGACGCCGGCCGAGTGACGATCACCGGCCTGGCCGGCTACTTCAAGTCGTTCCAGGTAGCCATCTTCTTCGACGGCGACAATGGCGGCAACTGGCGTGTCGCTCAGTACACCATCATCGACAACGCCACCAGCTCGCAGCTCTTCCAGGGCTCGGGCGAAGACAGTGAGGGCGTCGATTTCAACGCCGGCGGCGGCGCGAGCGGAAACGAGAACCCTGACGGCCTCTTCCAGGTCCCCGTGTCCGAGGGAGACGGGAATCAGATGTGGCCGGCCAGCCCGAACAACGGCGAGGGCAACTTCCTGCTGACGGATGCTTTGACCGCCGACAGCATCACGATCCAGATGGGGGGGACCGCTGGCGATATTCATCGCGCGCCGATCAACGGGCTTCAGTTCATCGGCGAGCCGATTCCCGAGCCGGCGTCGCTGGTCCTTTTGGGTCTGGGCCTCTGCGGGCTGCTGGCCCAGCGCAAGAGGGCGTGA
- a CDS encoding sigma-70 family RNA polymerase sigma factor: MTAVLTITEGCTSVIEWPVIVRQHGPIVWKTAYRLLGQDADAADCFQETFVSAIEYAGRREVTNWPGLLQRLATARALDHLRRRIRTGRRRVPGISCEQLAASGPGPDQVALDAEMGDRLRAALCELAPQQSAVFSLRCLSGLSYEEIASELGLSIDTVGVTLHRARARLQEFLGGSTGRKN, encoded by the coding sequence ATGACGGCAGTACTGACCATCACGGAAGGGTGCACTTCAGTGATCGAGTGGCCGGTGATCGTTCGCCAACACGGTCCGATCGTGTGGAAGACCGCCTACCGGCTGCTTGGCCAGGACGCCGATGCCGCGGATTGCTTTCAGGAGACCTTCGTGTCGGCCATCGAGTACGCCGGCCGGCGGGAAGTGACGAACTGGCCCGGGCTGCTCCAGCGGCTGGCCACGGCGCGGGCCTTGGATCACTTGCGGCGCCGGATTCGGACCGGTCGCCGGAGGGTGCCGGGCATCTCCTGCGAGCAGCTTGCGGCGTCGGGGCCGGGCCCGGACCAGGTGGCTTTGGACGCCGAGATGGGCGACCGTCTTCGGGCGGCGCTCTGCGAGCTGGCGCCGCAGCAAAGCGCGGTCTTCTCTCTGCGGTGTCTGAGCGGATTGAGTTATGAGGAAATCGCTTCCGAGTTGGGACTGTCCATCGACACGGTGGGTGTGACCCTGCATCGGGCCCGTGCCAGGCT